The nucleotide sequence TAGCGGAAAAAGGAATCTATAATTTGGTAGATACCCTTCAACGTGATCCTGCTTTAGGACGTGATCTATACTTGGCTGTCGTTCAGGGAAGTACGAAACCGCTGTTGGATCAGAAGTACCCACTAAGTGAAACACCTTCCAAATACCTGTTCCAGCTTTTACAGCAAAATATGCTTTCTAATATCCCAGATTCCAATCTTCACCGTTTCTTGTACACCTTTTACGGAAAAGGAATGGATCCTAACTTGCCGTTATTAGAAAAACAAGGCGATCGTATCAGGTTGAAAGGAACCGCGATCTTAAAAGATGATAAGATGGTTGGTCAACTTAACCTTGAAGATTCCTTTATGCTTAAGCTGATGATGGAATCGTTTGAAAAAGGGATTTATGAAGTGAAATTTACCAAAGATCGTTTCTTCACTATTCAAAACATCTCGTCAAAAGCAGAGTACCATTTTAAAAATGTTAGAAATTCTCCTGCAATCGACATCGTGGTTAAAATTAAAGGGCGTATAAGTGAAGCACCGAAAATCCCTGTCAGTAAACCACCTCTTGTCGAACAGCTTGAACGGGCAACTGAAAAAGAAATGAGTGAGAAAATTAACAAAATGGTTGATAAGCTCCAAAAGTGGAACGTAGATCCCATCGGCTTAGGCGATCTGGCGCGGAGCCGAAGGAGAGGATTTAATTTTGAGCAGTGGGAAAAACAATATCCCGATATCCCAATCAACGTAAAAGTAAAAGTGGAAATCGTTCAGGCTGGGATTACGGAGTAGAATGTTGACTGAGATTGTATGATGATTTATACCGCTTCGTCCTCGTTATTTAGGACGATGGCAATTGTTGATTCGTGTCGAAAAACGGATAAATTATTTTATACACGGATATATTGAGGCTATCCGCGGAATTATTTATTCTATACCCGGAATTATTTCTATTTACCTTGGAAATAAGTTGAGGGAGAGCAAGTGTAAATATATGTGTTCGTTTAAAACGAACATTTCCTCAAAGTGTTTTTTTCGAGCGTACAATAATGGACTAAAAAAGAAGCAATCACTCTAAAATGCGCATCATCAGAGTGAAAGCTTCTTTTTTACATCAATTTATAATAAAGCGGAGGTTAAGCCCCTCCATTCACGCCGCCTGCACTAGATTGTTTGCGTTTTTCAATCGCGTTAA is from Fictibacillus sp. b24 and encodes:
- a CDS encoding Ger(x)C family spore germination protein, with protein sequence MVKKYLVIIFSIVLLTGCFPSKRILEDIQLVSAVGYDYHSKNKVKLNAMVAIPQSGEDVPPISQVFTTITHTSKMARALEQAESPKPFQVGRLEVALYDNRLAEKGIYNLVDTLQRDPALGRDLYLAVVQGSTKPLLDQKYPLSETPSKYLFQLLQQNMLSNIPDSNLHRFLYTFYGKGMDPNLPLLEKQGDRIRLKGTAILKDDKMVGQLNLEDSFMLKLMMESFEKGIYEVKFTKDRFFTIQNISSKAEYHFKNVRNSPAIDIVVKIKGRISEAPKIPVSKPPLVEQLERATEKEMSEKINKMVDKLQKWNVDPIGLGDLARSRRRGFNFEQWEKQYPDIPINVKVKVEIVQAGITE